The genomic stretch TAGTCATTAATTTAAGTCTGACAGCTACAACACAACATGTTACCACCTTCAACTCGCAGTAATCACAATTCCGCAAAACAACCGCTTACTTGGCAACACAACACTAATGTTTCCCCACGAAAAATAGTTTCCACTCTAAAAACGCAGTCCTTCACTGTAATTGGTTAGGTTTCAGTGAAAACACGCCTTTTTGACAATATCAAATTGCAATTGGACGTTACTAATCATGATTACACCTCCATAAGCATATAGTATCCAATCAAATTGGCGATACGAGAAAATCCCGCTTGCGTCACCGACATGGGCCGATCTTTCTCCGATCACATGGATTGGTATTCTCGAAGCATTTACGCTTGTAGATGTCGTAACCGTAATTCGCCACATTCCCTTTGCGTCTTTTAGTCTGGAATTTCGTAGTTAAGAATAATCTCGAGTTTCTCAAAGCGGTCCTGTTTGGTTCAGCTTTGCCACGACTAAGTAATGAATTGTCAAGTGAGGCTGTATCATGGACGGAGTTCTCTATAAATGGACCAACTATATCAGCGGTCTGTTTACTGTCATATTCAAAAAAATAATCTTGTACATTAGGCAAGTCTGTTGAGCTGTTAGCCTGTTTGCTAGCTCTAGTCTTAGTGTGAATGAAGTTAAACTCAAGGGGATTATATTACGATCTTTAAATGTACATCCTGATAATGTTTACTTGAGCACTGACCTCAACCACATCCGATGTAATCTGTTAAGACCACAAACGAGTATGGTTTTTGTTCACGTCTCATTCACTGCTTATAGCCAGTTTAACATGAAAAATATACACTCTTAGCTGGAAGAACAGGTCAAGCCATATATTGTACTCATTGTTGCCTGTGTGTCAACTTTATTGTTTTCAAAGGTTGGCAGCCTCGCTGGTTTGTGCTGGATGGAGGCACTCTTTCCTACTATGACTCACAAGAAGATGCTTGGAAAGGATGCAAGGGCAGCATCAAAATCTCTGTGTGTGAAATACAAGGTTAGACAAAATGAAAAGGACCTGTTTCTTTGCTTTCCCATGTGATATTGCATAATATGTGGTGGGATTACATACGTACTGTATTTCAGCTATTGTGACTGATCACACAAAAGACAAACAATTGCTTATCCTCCTCTTTTGTCCTCCTTTGCTCTTTGTAGTTCATCCATCGGATTTCACAAGGCTTGATCTGATCATTCCAGGAGAACAGTACTTTTATCTCAGGGCTATAAATGCAGCAGAGAGGCAGAAATGGCTTGTGGCATTAGGGAGTGCAAAAGCCTGTCTCACAGACAACAgaacaaagagagagaaaggtGAGAGCTTTATTTGCAGAGAAGATGCACTCATACTCATCTTGTCCCTTAAAAGACGATCGTATATCTTCATGTGAAAGAATGAAATCAAGAATTTATGTTTTGAgacatttaggggtggttttccgactaaaatgcatgtttgaactgcctcaattttaaaaacattttgcattGATGTATCTtcaagagcaccaatggtccgattcacaattttacattttctttggtgtgtaagtgtgtattagtgcatgttaatgatatgcaaaaggtacaaaccccaaagtaaacgatgacgcgggTTATCGTCttcaacataaatctcttttcttggactacaacaaacacacggattgtaggcaacagtttacttcctgggattggtgatgtagacaagaccaacattatcataattcctccagcTTTGACTCACAACCTGTAAGTTAGcttctgttagcattgcattgtgagcgaatctttcaaacatggtaaggagcgtcacgtttcctgctgacgtcagaggtattcaggccaatcacacaGTACAAGTTAACTGTCCAATCAGggacagttttgtacaaaatctgaattttcaaaatttacagtatgtggaaaataatgtgttttttaaccataaaccacacgaacgcattgtattataccaaatacacaaaacaacgttgtttttagcaatgaaataggtgctctttaacatatatcagtaccAGTGTTttgtcaagatgcacaccagtattgatTTTTGTTAGGTTTGTTTGTAATAAACGACTTAAATGTCTTAGTATAACTAAGGCCGAGTCCTGAATTAATCTAAAAcatgtccaggaaaccgccccatagtctATTTCTGTTACCTTTTAGACCccaaaaagtttacataatACAATACATTTAATCCACCAGACACATGCATTTTGACTAAAATATTGATGATGTATCTTATTCACATGGGCATGTATAAATTTCGTCCATTTAAGTGCTATAGATAATGTTTTTCCGCTCGCAATAACAAGTAACATGGTTTTACGGGTTGTCATGTAAACTGAAGGCTTTTGCTTATTTTACATGCATAGTTTTGTCATTTCTACAATGCAAGTAAGTAAAAAATAGCttcattataaattaaaaaacgaTACAAATTCTTGTGTTATGGTCTGTCCTTGTAATATAAACCAACAGgcactttaatatttttatattcaaTAAGAAATAAAATGGCTTTTCTGTATTGATGTATGTAATTATATGCGTTTTTAATCAGGTCATGATGTCTCATCCTCCAATCTATCCTCCTCCTCATCCATGTCTATTATGAAACTGGACAattgttctcttttatcttcTCAGAGTTTCAGGAAAACACTGAGGctctaaaaacaaaaatgtctgAGTTGAGGCTTTACTGTGACCTTCTACTCCAGCAAGTGAACAACATTAAAGACAGTCCTCTACCGGCTGATTCCGGTGAGGTATGTATAGAAATATTTGTACAGTATGCGACTGGGATACGCTTGgacattgtgatttttttttctttcagtgtcctttcagaaaattttaggggcgatTCAATATAGCTTTATATCTTATCGTAAGCTAAAGCTGAGGAAGTGAAATGAAACCGATAATCCACACCATCATTGGCCAATAGCTTTGGTTTATTTGTGTCACATTTACCGAATTACTATTACAGTATCATTTTGCAGCACCCATGGGTGTAGCTTATTGTTATTTGCGTTGCATAACATCATTGTGTTACTGACTGTATCTTCTAGTGAAAGGATGGCAGTTACAGAATTACTTGAATAACCTTTTTTTTATGTCAGAACCATGTTATTAAAGTAAGCCACTAAATGTCatgatattttgtaaatatggTCATGGCTAACAGGACCACCAAGGACGGCAAACTGCATATTCCCAATTTCCCACAGCCTGTAGTACCTTACACCGAAGTATGCAAGCTTGTCAAACATCTCTGAAGGATTATTTTATAGTTCATCTGTTCCTTATTATTCTGCATTtcaaaggcacaatatgtaatatTGTAAATTGCAGCTTAATGAGGCTGTTAAAGCTGgtagtgtgtacattttagcagcaactagtggtgagattgcgaattgcaaccaacagctcacccctcaatttcaaaacgcatatggtagccgCTACACAACAAAAATGTTATTGTCTGACAATGCAGGGACGAAACGCAatctatagagcagtttgtccgtttagggctactgtagaaacatgaggtgacttccatgtagggAGACCTGCGGTTTGTGGagataaaacggctcattctatggtagtaaaaataatacagttcattatgtaagatctatatacaccactgataatatagttacgtatataatattgcatttctgtcaagagatccttctaaaagttacacaatgcacctttaaggagCATGGAATGATGGGAGTTGTAGTCTTCTTCACCTTCCCTGCCAACTGGAAATGGGCTGATGGGACTCACAAATCATGTTCATGAAATAAAGTATTATGTCCATTGTTATAACGTAAAGGTGGAAACATAAATATAGCGTATAGAGTAGCATGCAAGACCAAGTAGATATTACTGCAGACCAGAGGTTTGAACTCCAAAAGTAGGCGGTACCTCCTGAAAGGTTTTGGTTGGGTTAGAGATAGGGTTGGGTGGGACATGTTTAGACATGTCCTGTCTATCTTTTACTGCTAGGAAAAAGATATCCCCTTCCTCGTTTTGGAGTTTCCTGTCCCCATTGGGAGATCCACAGGCTGCAGTTATACTTTATCTCTGCAACATGCTAAACTACTACTTCtggattttttatatttatattttagtgcaaaaatcttttttccttCAATCCTTTGACATCTCATTATCACAACAGTTTAATAAGAGTCAGaaacttttaaaaagttgcTTTTTTAATTCTGTTTTGGTCTATGTGGTTTTCAGGTAGGTGAAGAGAGCGGAAGTCTGGTGAAGTCCACATGCACCACCTTCTTGAAAACCCTGGAGGAGTGCATGCAGATCGCCAGCCAAACCTTTAATCCAGACCTCCTTAGTCAAACCCCACCAGGCTCTCCACCAGTGGCTACCGTCAAACCTCAAAAGGTATTGAACGTAATAATCACCTCTTGGAAATAGCAGAAGCAATGCTGTCCTGTTGCTCTTTATACTGTTATGTTAACGTCATACATTAATAACATCCGATCTTCCATTTCTTTATAGATCAAAATGATCCAAAACGACTCAAAAAATCACCACCCAGGAGAAAAGTAAGTCAGTCAACTTTTGGGCTTTTCTGAACATTTTTCTAATCGTTCAtcataaatgttatgttacatAGGCTCAAGGACTCAGTAAGCATCTCAGGTAGTACATCAGCACACGAAAATTCAAAGAGTGCACCAGAAATACCTCCATCTCCACTACAGAACATACCACCACCTCTTACAGGTAGCATGTGAGCTCACAAAGCATTTTTAGTGACATCATCCCCCATCTCTGAACTCGCCCGCTTTGTGATCTGTTCAGGAAGCAGTTTAGTGGAGGAACACCAAGTGGAGCCTCACAATGGTCCTTTATCTAGCACACATGACCCTGAAGAAGAGCAAGAGAAGCACAGACCGACAGAAGCGAACCATGCAGACGAAAAACAACAGGAAGTCTCATCAAGCCCCAAACAGAACAAAGAACAAAAGGTCATTGAAGAAATCCAGGCTGACCTGGAAGTCAATGCGTCTCAGTTTGAGAGTGAACAGGAAGATGAGGATAAGGTGGACACGTTCTTCAGTACCATGAGCCACAGGTATGAGGCGCATCCGTTTCTGTGATCTTCATCATGCTGAGGGAATGAGATCAATGTACAGGACAGTCCTATGCATTTCTGTTCAGTTTTATTGTAAGCTAACACTACTGCTAGAGTTTAGTTTATAGAAAGGCTCTGTTTGTATGGTAACAATCTTAGTCTATAATCTAAATTCAGGTAATATACATTAATTCATCATCAAGCAACACTGTGCCCTAACCAGGTGCAAGATGATAAAGTATCAATAATCTCTATTGAATATTGTTTTTTCATGCGATCTTTAAAAGTCCTCAAtattactttgaatattttatattagtaACCCCTTAAAGATTTAAACATGGCGAAACATGATTGGCTGCTTTATGTGTCAAGTCATATGGCCTCTTGGGTGGTCCTTAATGTGGCCATGGTTCCCAGCCCTCCAGTATGCGAGACTACAAGAACACAAACTCGCATAATTCACAGTAGTGCCATCCCAAACTCACACAGCTGATTGATAGTGTTGCTATGGCAAGCCACTCAAACAAACAGATCAATGTTTTAATTGTGTTAactcttttaaagggacactcattTGCCATTTTCCCCTAggagttaaacatttggttttttgccgttttggagtccattcggctggtctccgggtctggcggtaccatttttggcatggcttggcgtggtccattgaatctgattggaccattggcatcgcggtAAAAACCCCAAAGAGATTAAatgtttttcccatttaaaacttgactcttctgtagttacattgtgtactaagactgacagaaaattaaaagttgagattttctaggctgatgtgactagaaactatactctcattctggcgaaataatcaagaactttgctgctgtaacatggctgcaggaggcgtagtgatattacgcactgcccgaaaatagtccctttagtatctttcaatagcaggggacttttttcgggcagtgcgttataaaattgaaaattattgaaattctttagttattttttggcgtgatgctggtggtctggtcGGGTTCAGTGGATTATGCTAGGCTATGATGGAGGTGGTGGCGCCGGACCcgcagatcagctgaatggattccaaaacggtaaaaatcaaaagtttatctctaggggagctggaaaatgagcatattttctaaaaaggtggagtgtccctttaagggcaCTATGTACAAATTAAGCAAAACTATAACGAAagtattttaaaggaacagtatgtaggattgtggccaaaactggtattgcaatcacaaaacttgtggctaaaactggtactgcaatcacacaactggtggccaatacaaaaaatgacaacataaacatcagttgagggctgcaactacAATTTTTatatgacaatatcctggccagaccactgttgtcagtgatataagtatttaacatgaaaatgatttcttaatgtctagtgacatatcagggccatattatgattaattgatataaatttcttacatactgttcctttaagtttgaTAAGCACTTTGATAAAAAGCACTAAATTGTGATATTTGTCAGTTTGTTGAGAAAATGAATTTACGCGGAAAACATGTCATGTTGTGCCTGACATGGTACAACTGTAAAGATGTAAAGATTATATTCATATAAAGACTTTGTTGATCCTGTTcatgaaatccaggctaaagtctcataacctaatgaagcatcaaagtttgttCATTAATATTAcactgatttcaatctttgacttgAAATTActctgtcaatattaaagatatcaaggttatattttcacataatgtgcaaaaagtttacaaaaataacaaaacatgactttagctgggttttcacagactggccctgctggaaaaaccagcaagaccagcacaTGTTGtgttagctggtggtcaccaacataccagcaccaaaccagcatggaccagcatgggaattatgctggttttGCCAGCAGGCGGCTCTTATATAACCTTGATAAAATGTTACTCAAAATGAGACTCGGACTGTGATGAGGGTTTGCAGATCTTATAAGTAACATAAGTAATATAACTGCACACACGTACGTAATTGAAACAAAGTTTAATTGAACATGTATTATAAATGTTCTCAAGCGGTGTTTCACTATTCTGATAGAAACCATTTTCAGTATTCATATATAATGAAACCTGTATGTATTGTTTGCTGTAGAGTAAGATGTTGTCGTTTGTATTGAGTCAAAGAGCATTGCGTGCTGTAATGTGACTTCCTTGTACTTCGGCCATGCCTGCTTTttgtattttgtgtttatttgatcaaataaatgctCTGTTGACTTGTGGACTAATGCACATGTATTGTCCTTGTCTAAATGTGGTTTTCTCTTGTAGATTTAGTGATATAATACTGGAAGACGGCAGTGGTATTCCCACAAAGGCATTTTTGGATTCTTGCTATGCTATAGTACCAGTTTTAGGTAggccttctttctttctttccctcCCTGATCTTTTCTATGCATTTCCTGTTTGTATTTTTCTTCTTGGCTGCTTCTGTCTCTTCCCTCATTGATTCTGCCGCAGGTTGTGTAACATTTCTTCGATTTCTTTCCTCATCATTTGCCCTCAATTTTTTTCCTCATAAAGCTGTCTGCATCACATTTCTCTGTTTAGTCAGTTCCTCATTCTCTCTCTCAGACACGGTCAGGCATGCTCTGCAATGTTTTTATACAGCGATAGTTTGGTGAGTATCCGAGCAGGGCTGCTGCCGTGCCAAACTGTGTCAAGTCAACAATCAATCTATTCAGGTTTATCACATCCTAGCTAAGAATATAAGCGAAAATGTGATTAACTTTTGTTCTTATTAATGATGTGTTGCTCTGTCTGGGTGGTGGTGGTTCACTTCAGAAATAGACCAGTGTAGATTAATGGTTAAACTGGCATGACAACATCTACTTATTCATCACAAAATGTATTTGGACATATTTGTGCCAGGCTTAAGAATGTGTTGTTCACTTTTTAACCTAATTCTGTTTGGCATTTATTTGGTAGAAATATGTgtccctggaccacaaaactatAGTAATAAGTAGCCATGATATATTTATCGTAATAGCcaattgtatgggtcaaaatgataaattagtttatgccaaaaatcattacgATATTAAGGAAAGAATATGTTTTATGAATATATGTTGTAAATGTCCCACCGTAAatatatataacaaaatttattaaacatatgtgttgctaagggcttcatttggacaactttaaaggcgattttctaaatatttagaattttaaataggacaatatttggccaagatactACTATCttaacaaacaatatatcaataGAAAAGCTAATTTATTCAACCTTCGTATGAGCCTTGTGGCTGGGTCCTTGTttttggtccagggtcacatttagcACACACACGTTTCTATCGTTtcacaaaaacatgttttttatagAATAGTACATATTTCTCATATAAAATGTATCTTATTTTTGTTGCAAGATGTTGATGAAACATGTCTACTATTGAACTACACTTTTCGGTTATTCTGCTACACAAAAAAGATACTAAAGCTGtaactggggtggtacccttatataaagtacacctttgtacctaaaggggtacatattagtacttcagagATACATACCTGtgcctaaatggtacataataTGACCCTTTTTATGTATTACCATGGGTGCCATGACATATTATGACCCATCAtcgtgacagcttttgtacgtTTTATCTAACAATGTAGGACACCCATTTAAATGTCATACTGTATGTCCACCAAACAGATATTAGGACTAGTTTGGGTGGTAATAGAATAAAGATCTGAAAAAATTATTAGCATTATGCGCTTGCAGATGCCACTTTGTTTGGTGATTTATATCTAATGCAATAAACTTATGTTTTAATTAGGACAAAGTGTCCAACACTATACATCTGTGCACAAAGAAATACAGTATATGATCTATCTTaaggaaaaaaaaacagcagtgtaTTTACTAAGGTTTTCTCCCCTTAGACAAGCTTGGACCAACTGTCTTTGCACCGGTTAAATTAGATTTTGTGGGAAACATTAAGGTAAGTGTCATTCCCATGTTACAAAGACTCAGTTtgagattaaaaaaatattttactaatGTTATATGCAGTAATAGAGGAATTACACATTACTGTAAAACCACACT from Misgurnus anguillicaudatus chromosome 10, ASM2758022v2, whole genome shotgun sequence encodes the following:
- the plekha8 gene encoding pleckstrin homology domain-containing family A member 8 translates to MDGVLYKWTNYISGWQPRWFVLDGGTLSYYDSQEDAWKGCKGSIKISVCEIQVHPSDFTRLDLIIPGEQYFYLRAINAAERQKWLVALGSAKACLTDNRTKREKEFQENTEALKTKMSELRLYCDLLLQQVNNIKDSPLPADSGEVGEESGSLVKSTCTTFLKTLEECMQIASQTFNPDLLSQTPPGSPPVATVKPQKIKMIQNDSKNHHPGEKLKDSVSISGSTSAHENSKSAPEIPPSPLQNIPPPLTGSSLVEEHQVEPHNGPLSSTHDPEEEQEKHRPTEANHADEKQQEVSSSPKQNKEQKVIEEIQADLEVNASQFESEQEDEDKVDTFFSTMSHRFSDIILEDGSGIPTKAFLDSCYAIVPVLDKLGPTVFAPVKLDFVGNIKKIQQKVVSDPDSFTTLQSIVVHEVETELAQVRNSATEALLWLKRGLKFLKEFLFELNAGVKDVQGALNNAYGRTLRQYHGWVVRGVFALALRAAPSYEGFMAALVSHEGDELKEGFTTGMHRDLDIYLPAMEKQLSILDALYEEYGLESDEVV